CCGGTGTGCGGGCACAGCACGGGGTCCAGGCCGTCGATGTCGAAGGACAGGTAGACCTGCTGCGGCAGCTTGTCGACGATCTGCTTCACCTGCTGGTTCCAGGGCAGACCGTCGAAGCGGTTCTGCTGGAGGACGGCGTCGTAGAACGCGTGGATGCGGCCGCCGGAGTCCTCGATGTAGCGGTGCTCGTTCTCGCTCATGTCGCGCAGGCCCACCTGGACCAGCGTCTTCACGCCCGGGATGCGCTCGCACACGTTGTAGAAGATGGACGCGTGCGACCAGGTGAAGCCCTCGTACGCGACGCGCAGGTCGGCGTGCGCGTCCAGGTGCAGCACGCCCATGCCGGGGTACTTCTCCGCGTGGGCCTGGATGATGCCGAAGGAAATGGCGTGGTCTCCGCCCACGGCGGCCACGAGCTTGCCCTGCTCCAGCCACTGCTTCGCGGTGCGGTAGACGTGCTCGTTGAGCTTCTCGCTGAAGCCGTTCACGTCCTTCGCCGCGGCGAGCAGCTCGTCCTCGCCGGACTCGATGCCGCCCGCTTCGATGACGAGCTGGGCGCGCTCCTTGGCGCGCTCGTTCCACATGTGCAGGTCGGCGGGGGCCTCCAGCATGGCGATGCCGCGCTCGTAGGGCCGGCCGGTCTCCACGTCGAACAGGTCCACCTGCTTGCTGGCCTCCAGCAGTGCCGCGGGGCCGTCGGACGTGCCTCCGCCGTAGCTGGTGGTGGCCTCGAAGGGCACGGGGATGACGACGACGTGGGCCTCGTCGGGAGAGTGGGGGAGGCCGAAGATGCCGGAGCCCGGCTGCGCGGCGGCGGCGGGGTCGAAGTGGGTAGCCATGGCGGCGCAGGATACGGTTCCGCTCCCCGGGCGCAATGGCTTCGGTGGTGCCTGGCGGCAGGGCAGGGAGGAAACGGGATGGCGACGCGGAAGAAGACGGTGGCGAAGCGCAAGGGCGGGCTCACGGTGGACGACGTGCGCGAAATGGCGCTTGCCCTGCCGTCGACGGAGGAGCGCCCCTCCTATGGAACACCCGGGTTCCGGGTGAGCGACAAGCTCTTCGCGCGGGTGCTGGATGACGACTCCATCGTCATCAAGGTGGACTTCGACCACCGCGAGGCCCTGTTGGACTCCAAGCCCGACATGTTCGAAGTGACGCCGCACTATCAAGACTGGCCCATGGTCATCGTGCGGCTGAGGACCGTGGACCGGCGCCTGCTGCAGGTCCTGCTCGAGGAGGCCTGGCGCCGCTGCGCCTCCGCCAGGGTGCTCAAGGCGCTGGAGCCCGCAACGGCCGCTCCCAAGCGAGCGGCGAAGAAGGCTCCCGCCCGCAAGCGGAGCGTGTAGCGGCCTCAGTCCCAGCGGACGACGATCTTCCCCACGGTGCTGTTGCCCGCCATCCGCTCCAACCCGGAGCGGAGCTCCGTCATGGGCAATACGGCATCCACCACGGCCCGCAGCGCGCCGGAGTCGAACAGGGGCAACAGCTGCCGCTCCGCCACCTGCGTGAGCAGCATCTTCTCCTCCGCGGGCCGGCTGCGGAGCACCGTCCCCTTGAGCGTGAGCCGCTTGCGCATCACCGGCCCCAGGTCCAGCTCCGCGCGCACGCCCGCCACCGAGCCCACCTGCATCAGCCGCCCGAGGCGCGCCATGGCCTTCACGGACTCCGGCAGGTACGCGCCCCCCACCAGGTCCAGGCACACGTCCGCGCCACGGCCGTCCGTCGCGGCGAGCACCGCGTCCGCGAACACCGGCGGGTTGCTCTCACACAGCACCGTATGGCCCACGCCCCACTCGGAGGCCCTGGCCAGCTTGTCCTTGTTCCGCCCCGTGCCCACCACCCGCACGCCCATGGCCCGGCAGATGAGCGCCGCGGCGGAACCCACGCCGCTCGCCACCGCGTGCACCAGCACCGTCTCCCCGGGCTTCAGGTCCGCCTGGAGCACCAGCGCGTCGTAAGCCGTGAGGTACGCCTCCGGCAGCGCCGCCGCGTCCGCGAAGTCCAGCCCCTTCGGCATGTGCAGCACCTCGCGCTCGTGCGTGGTGAGCACTTCACTCCACGCGCCGCCGCCCACCAGCCCCATCACCCGGTCGCTTGGCTGGAACCTGCTCGCGCGCGGGCCCACCGCCACCACCTCACCCGCGTACTCCAGCCCCGGCACGTCCTGTGGCACGTCGGGCGGCGGCGGATACGCACCGCGCACCTGGAGCAGGTCCGCGCGGTTCAGCGCGCTCGCCCGCACGCGCACCTGCACGTCGTAGGGCCCCGGCACCGGCTCCGGCCGCTCGTCGAACGCGAGGACCTCCGGACCGCCCGGCTTCGTGATGCGCACGACCTTCATGACCTGCCCCCTTACCGGAAGAAGACCCATCCATCGTTACAACAACAGCCACGTCACCAACCCGAAGTACGCCAGCAGCGTCACGTTGTCGGACACCGCCAGCACCAGCGGCGCCGACGCCAGGTGCGGATCCACCTTCAGCCGCTTGAAGAGGAACGGCAGCACGCCGCCCAGGCTCGACGCCAACGTGGCGGACACCGTCACCGCCACGAACAGCGCCAGGGGAAAGCCGAACCCCGGCGAATAGATGCGCCCCAGCAGCGCCACCACCGCCGCCGCCATCAACCCCGCCAGGCTCGCGGCCAGCACTTCGCGCGCCACCCGCTTCTTGTCCACGTCGCCTTGCGTGACCATCGACACCGAGACCGCCGTCGTCTGCACGCCCAGGCTCTCCGACAGCACCAGCACCATGGGGATGAAGGCGCTCACCACCACCAGCTCCGCCACCGTGCGCTCGAACAGCCGTGTCGTCGTGGCCGCCAGGAACCCGCCCGCGATGTTCACGAGCAGCCATGGGAAGCGCTTGAGCGCCATGCGCCCGGGCCGCGTCTCGCGCGCCTCGTCCTGGGGCAGGCCCACGAAGCGGTAGACCTCGTCGCGCACGCGGCCCTCCACCTCGTCGAAGAGCGTGTCGGAGAACGCGTCCACGAACTGGTTCATCTCCACCACGCCCACGATGCGCCCCTCCGCGTCCACCACCGGGAAGGCCAGGAAGCGGTAGGTGACGAAGAAGTCCTCCACCAGCGCGTCGGAGGCGTCCACGGGCAGCTTCACCACCCGCGTGAACATCAGCGACGCGATCTGCTCGTCGGGCGCCGCGCGGATCAGCTTGCGGATGGGCACCACGCCCACCAGCCGGCCGGCCGGGTCACACGCGTAGCAGTAGAAGATCTCCCCCGTGCCCGGGTGGGCGCGCAGCTTCTCCAGCGCCTGGGCGACCGTGTCCTCCACGCCCACGGCGGTGAAGTCCCGGGACAGCCGGTCGCCCTGCAACAGCGTGTGAGCGGTCTCCGGAGGCATCTTCACGGGGCCGGGCACGAAACGTCCTGGCCCGCCGGAGCGTCAAGGCTTATCTAGGACTCCATCCGCCATGTCACTCGCGCCGTGTCCCATCTGTCAGAAGCCCGTGCCTCCGCGTCCGGAGAACACCTCTCAACCCTTCTGCTCCCGCCGCTGCCGCGCCGTCGACCTGGGCCGCTGGCTGGGGGAGGAGTACCGCGTGCCCGACCGGCAGGCCGAGCAGCAGGAGGACGAGCTGCCCTCCGACGGTGAGCCGCGCCGCCATCACGACGCCTGAGCCGTCGCCGCTGTCCACCGCTGGAAGATTCCCGGACCGCTCGAACGACAGGGCAGGGGAGCGCGCCGCCGGAAGGCCCGCGCCCGTGCGCCCCGAAGGGCAGGGGCAGGGCGTGCCGCTGGAGTCGCGCGAAGAGTGACGGTATACCCGCCTGCCGTGAAACGCGCCGTCAACCTCATCGCCAGCCTGCTCGTCACTGTCGCCTTCATGTGGTGGGCCTTCCGGGACACGGACGTGTCCACGCAGGTCGCCAGCCTCAAGGCGGCCAACTACGCGTGGCTGTTGCCGTACTTCCTGTGCCTCGCCTGCATTCACGTCTTCCGCACGCTGCGCTGGGGCGCGTTGCTGTCGGGCCTGGAGCACGTGCCGTTCCGCAAGCTGAACGAAGCGTCCGGCATCGGCTTCATGATGCTGCTGGTGCTGCCGTTCCGGCTGGGGGAGTTCGCGCGCCCCTTTCTCATCGCCCAGCGCAGCTCCATCCGCCGCAGCGCGGCCATGACGTCCGTGGTGCTGGAGCGCATCGTGGACGGCCTCTTCGTCGCGGCGCTGTTCCGCGTGCTGCTCTTCTTCGTCCCCACGGAGACCCCCGAGGTCCGGTACGTGAAGCTGGGCGCGTGGCTGATGTTCGCCGTGTTCGGCGGCGGCCTGGTGTTCCTGCTGCTGGGCCTGTGGCAGCAGGAGCGCACGGTGCGGCTGGTGCGCGCCACCGTGGGCCGCTTCTCCCCGGGCGTCGCGGACAAGGTGGCGGACATCGTGGACAGCTTCGTGGGGGCCATGCGCCAGCTCCCCGACCGCAAGCACATCGCCCTCTTCTTCCTCTACACGTTCGCCTACTGGGGCATGAACGGCCTGGGCATGGCGCTGCTCGCGCGCGCCTTCGACTGCTCCGGCGCGGCGCCGGGCATGGCCTGCGAGCCCATGAACCTCACGCTGTTCCAGTCCTACATCGTGATGTGCGTGCTGGTGGTGGGCGTGATGATCCCCGCCGCGCCCGGGATGATGGGCACCTTCCAGGCCGCCACCAAGGTGGGCCTGGGGTTGTTCATGCCCGCCGCGATGGTGAACGCGCACGGGCTCGCCTACGCGAACGTGCTGTGGCTGTGCCAGACGCTGCAGCAGATCGTCATCGGCCTCGTCCTGCTGTCCATCAGCCACATGTCCTTCCGTGAGCTGGCGGGGAAGATGAAGAAGGACGACGACACCACGGTCACCCGCTCGTCGGCGGCCTGAGGCCCTCCGGCGCTACGGGGCGGGCTGGTGGGCCTGCCCTCCGTCGGTGGGGGGCGGTGACGCGGGAGGCACCTGCTGGGCGCGCACGCTGTTGCGCACCTGCTCGGTGACGGAGGCTGGATCCACGGAGCCCTTGAAGGTGCCGAAGGGCGTCTCCAGGCGCTGCTCGTGCTTGCCGTCGGTGCCCGGCGGACCGCACCAGGCCTTTTCGGAATCCTTCAGCGAGGCCACGGGCGTGTGCACCGCGGTGCGCGTCCGCGTGGTGGACTTGGCCACGAGCACGTGGCCGCGCATCAGCACGCAGTGGTCCTCGTCGAAGTACCAGGCCGCCGAGCCGTCCGAGAACTCCTGCGCCCGCTCCGGTCCCCGGCCCATGGTGTCCGCCACCTGGGCGGCCGTCATGCCGGGGTAGAGCTTCTCGAAACCGGGGGTGGCGCAGCCGGTGGCGGCCAGCGCGAACAATGCGGACAGCAGGGAGGGACGCATCCGGGGCGCGGCTCCTGGAAGGAGAGGCGGGACACCCTAGCGTGTTCCTCCCGGACCGCTCCAGGAGGGGCCTGGAGCCGATGACGGGAGGATTACAGCTCCTGCTCCAGCCAGCGCGACAGCCGTTCGCGCAGCGACCGGACCCGGCGGCGGAGCAGGGGGCCGCTCACGACTCGCCTTCCGTCTTGGCGGGCATGCGGCCGTACTTGGACAGCAGGTCCTCCACGGCTTCACGCAGGTACTCGCTCTGGTGGATGCGGGTGCGCCGCGCCAGTTCGCGCAGCTTGTGCACCTGCTCCTCGGGGACGAGGACGTGGGTGGAGACGATGTCGGCCTCGGGGCTTCGGACCTCACCGGGTTCCACCGCGGACGGGGACGACGGAGCGTCGGGGCTCAGCGGGCTGGCGCTTCCATCCTGCATCGGGCTTCCTCCAGGAATGCTGCTACAGGCCGCTACCGACCTGGCGTGGGCATTAGGGGGTCGGCCTCTCGTGCCGTCAAAAAAAGGAACAGCCGACGCGGGTGGTTGACTCGGAACCCGGTGCGCTGTTACTCGCGCATCCACGTAAGGGGAGTAGTTCCCGCCCGGCAGCGAGGGGCGGAGGGGCGCTCGACACACTGGCTGGTGACAGCCCGGGCCCCCATCCCGCGCAAGCGCGCGAGACGAACGAGACCTTCGGACAGGGATAACGCTCCCTGGCCGAGGTCCGTCGTGCGCGCTCCTCCCTGAAGCGCTCCACCCCACGACATCCTCCGCGCCAGGAACTGGGATGGGGTGCCATCGTGTCGTTGGAAGCCATTGTCGGTTCATTCGTTCTCGTCGCCGCCAGTGAGATGGGGGACAAGACCCAACTGCTGGCGTTCTCGCTGGCGTCCCGGTTCCGCAAGCCGTGGGTCGTGCTGGGCGGCATCTTCGTGGCCACGGTGGCCAACCACGCGCTGGCGTCGTCGGTGGGCACGTGGGTGTCCACGCACGTCCCCGCGCGGGTGATGGCGCTGCTGCTGGCGGTGATGTTCCTGGGCTTCGGCCTGTGGACGCTCAAGCCCGACACGCTGGATGAAGACGGCGGCAAGCCCCCGCGCTTCGGCGCCTTCCTCACCACGGTGGCGCTCTTCTTCATGGCGGAGATGGGGGACAAGACGCAGCTGGCCACCATGGCGGTGGCCGCGCGCTACCAGGCCCCGGTGCTGGTGACGCTGGGGACGACGGCGGGGATGCTGCTGTCGGACGGGCTCGCGGTGTTCCTGGGCGACCGGCTGTCCGGCCGGGTGAACATGAAGTACGTGCGCTGGGTGACCGCCGCGCTCTTCTTCCTCTTCGGCTTCGTGTCGCTCTGGACGGCCTGGCGCGGCTGAGGCTTCGCGGAAGGCCCCGGCGTGCAGGGACGCCGGGGCGACGCCGGGGCTTTGGGGGGCGGCTACTTCAGGCTCGCCGTGTCGATGACGAAGCGGTAGCGCACGTCGTTCTTCAGCATGCGCTCGTAGGCGTCGTTGATCTTCTGGATGGGGATGACCTCCACGTCGGCGGCCACCTGGTGCTTCGCGCAGAAGTCGAGCATCTCCTGCGTCTCCCGGATGCCGCCAATCATCGAGCCGCCCAGCTTGAGTCGGCGGGGGATGAGCGAGAAGGCCGCCAGCGGCGTGGGGTTCTCCGGCGCGCCCACGATGATCATCGTGCCGTCCGTCTTCAGCAGGCTGAGGTAGGCGTTGTAGTCGTGCTGCGCGGAGACGGTGTCCAGGATGAAGTCGAAGGACCGCCGCAGCTTCTTGAACGTCGCCTTGTCGGACGTGGCCTCGAAGTGCGCGGCGC
The sequence above is drawn from the Corallococcus sp. NCRR genome and encodes:
- a CDS encoding agmatinase family protein; translation: MATHFDPAAAAQPGSGIFGLPHSPDEAHVVVIPVPFEATTSYGGGTSDGPAALLEASKQVDLFDVETGRPYERGIAMLEAPADLHMWNERAKERAQLVIEAGGIESGEDELLAAAKDVNGFSEKLNEHVYRTAKQWLEQGKLVAAVGGDHAISFGIIQAHAEKYPGMGVLHLDAHADLRVAYEGFTWSHASIFYNVCERIPGVKTLVQVGLRDMSENEHRYIEDSGGRIHAFYDAVLQQNRFDGLPWNQQVKQIVDKLPQQVYLSFDIDGLDPVLCPHTGTPVPGGLSFPEATALVAGVVRSGRTIVGFDLTEVAPDPEGSEWDANVGARLLYKMIGWMLKSQKA
- a CDS encoding MmcQ/YjbR family DNA-binding protein, whose product is MATRKKTVAKRKGGLTVDDVREMALALPSTEERPSYGTPGFRVSDKLFARVLDDDSIVIKVDFDHREALLDSKPDMFEVTPHYQDWPMVIVRLRTVDRRLLQVLLEEAWRRCASARVLKALEPATAAPKRAAKKAPARKRSV
- a CDS encoding NAD(P)H-quinone oxidoreductase; its protein translation is MKVVRITKPGGPEVLAFDERPEPVPGPYDVQVRVRASALNRADLLQVRGAYPPPPDVPQDVPGLEYAGEVVAVGPRASRFQPSDRVMGLVGGGAWSEVLTTHEREVLHMPKGLDFADAAALPEAYLTAYDALVLQADLKPGETVLVHAVASGVGSAAALICRAMGVRVVGTGRNKDKLARASEWGVGHTVLCESNPPVFADAVLAATDGRGADVCLDLVGGAYLPESVKAMARLGRLMQVGSVAGVRAELDLGPVMRKRLTLKGTVLRSRPAEEKMLLTQVAERQLLPLFDSGALRAVVDAVLPMTELRSGLERMAGNSTVGKIVVRWD
- a CDS encoding magnesium transporter — translated: MPGPVKMPPETAHTLLQGDRLSRDFTAVGVEDTVAQALEKLRAHPGTGEIFYCYACDPAGRLVGVVPIRKLIRAAPDEQIASLMFTRVVKLPVDASDALVEDFFVTYRFLAFPVVDAEGRIVGVVEMNQFVDAFSDTLFDEVEGRVRDEVYRFVGLPQDEARETRPGRMALKRFPWLLVNIAGGFLAATTTRLFERTVAELVVVSAFIPMVLVLSESLGVQTTAVSVSMVTQGDVDKKRVAREVLAASLAGLMAAAVVALLGRIYSPGFGFPLALFVAVTVSATLASSLGGVLPFLFKRLKVDPHLASAPLVLAVSDNVTLLAYFGLVTWLLL
- a CDS encoding DNA gyrase inhibitor YacG: MSLAPCPICQKPVPPRPENTSQPFCSRRCRAVDLGRWLGEEYRVPDRQAEQQEDELPSDGEPRRHHDA
- a CDS encoding lysylphosphatidylglycerol synthase transmembrane domain-containing protein — protein: MKRAVNLIASLLVTVAFMWWAFRDTDVSTQVASLKAANYAWLLPYFLCLACIHVFRTLRWGALLSGLEHVPFRKLNEASGIGFMMLLVLPFRLGEFARPFLIAQRSSIRRSAAMTSVVLERIVDGLFVAALFRVLLFFVPTETPEVRYVKLGAWLMFAVFGGGLVFLLLGLWQQERTVRLVRATVGRFSPGVADKVADIVDSFVGAMRQLPDRKHIALFFLYTFAYWGMNGLGMALLARAFDCSGAAPGMACEPMNLTLFQSYIVMCVLVVGVMIPAAPGMMGTFQAATKVGLGLFMPAAMVNAHGLAYANVLWLCQTLQQIVIGLVLLSISHMSFRELAGKMKKDDDTTVTRSSAA
- a CDS encoding ribbon-helix-helix domain-containing protein, producing MQDGSASPLSPDAPSSPSAVEPGEVRSPEADIVSTHVLVPEEQVHKLRELARRTRIHQSEYLREAVEDLLSKYGRMPAKTEGES
- a CDS encoding TMEM165/GDT1 family protein, with protein sequence MEAIVGSFVLVAASEMGDKTQLLAFSLASRFRKPWVVLGGIFVATVANHALASSVGTWVSTHVPARVMALLLAVMFLGFGLWTLKPDTLDEDGGKPPRFGAFLTTVALFFMAEMGDKTQLATMAVAARYQAPVLVTLGTTAGMLLSDGLAVFLGDRLSGRVNMKYVRWVTAALFFLFGFVSLWTAWRG